From the Blastocatellia bacterium genome, one window contains:
- a CDS encoding Fic family protein, whose amino-acid sequence MIRLPQRSLPPWAEMLERAHREFESLGSLSSEVVGELAGWLLVEQVVSDLFLDGICVEREKVVAAVLEKAEISSEHVIVARRFARAVEELSRRLSSDGNPATVELTTDLLLTLHRFAVGEAEPSAGQFRQTEVNPLYPGHVPCLPDELPRLVELALEWFAAESVRELHPVEQAALVHTRLADLQPFAKGTSRVIRLAASLYTLRVGLPPIIIPRDLVQDYYQATLSALQMATDPLVELFARALTVTLRQMTEIVRSRQA is encoded by the coding sequence CCTGGGCGGAAATGCTGGAGCGGGCTCACCGCGAGTTTGAGTCGCTCGGTTCACTCTCTTCGGAGGTCGTCGGTGAGCTGGCGGGGTGGCTGCTGGTGGAGCAGGTCGTAAGCGATCTGTTCTTGGACGGGATTTGTGTCGAGCGGGAAAAGGTGGTGGCCGCCGTATTGGAGAAAGCGGAAATTTCTTCCGAGCATGTGATTGTCGCCCGGCGGTTTGCGCGGGCTGTGGAGGAGTTGAGTCGCCGCCTCTCCTCTGACGGGAATCCCGCGACTGTGGAGCTGACGACCGACCTCCTGCTGACACTCCACCGATTCGCTGTGGGCGAAGCGGAACCTTCTGCCGGACAATTTCGTCAGACCGAGGTAAACCCGCTTTATCCCGGTCATGTGCCGTGTCTGCCCGACGAGTTGCCCCGTCTGGTGGAACTGGCCCTCGAATGGTTCGCTGCGGAGAGCGTCAGGGAGCTGCATCCGGTCGAACAAGCAGCGCTCGTCCATACACGGCTGGCAGACCTTCAACCGTTTGCTAAGGGCACGAGTCGCGTGATTCGCCTGGCCGCGAGTCTCTATACCCTGCGCGTGGGTTTGCCACCGATCATCATCCCTCGTGACCTCGTGCAAGACTACTATCAGGCGACGCTTTCAGCTCTTCAGATGGCCACCGATCCACTGGTTGAACTGTTCGCTCGTGCACTCACGGTGACACTTCGGCAGATGACGGAGATCGTCCGATCCCGTCAAGCGTGA